The following coding sequences are from one Zalophus californianus isolate mZalCal1 chromosome 5, mZalCal1.pri.v2, whole genome shotgun sequence window:
- the PELO gene encoding protein pelota homolog, producing MKLVRKDIEKDNAGQVTLVPEEPEDMWHTYNLVQVGDSLRASTIRKVQTESSTGSVGSNRVRTTLTLCVEAIDFDSQACQLRVKGTNIQENEYVKMGAYHTIELEPNRQFTLAKKQWDSVVLERIEQACDPAWSADVAAVVMQEGLAHICLVTPSMTLTRAKVEVNIPRKRKGNCSQHDRALERFYEQVVQAIQRHINFDVVKCILVASPGFVREQFCDYMFQQAVKTDNKVLLENRSKFLQVHASSGHKYSLKEALCDPSVASRLSDTKAAGEVKALDDFYKMLQHEPDRAFYGLKQVEKANEAMAIDTLLISDELFRHQDVATRSRYVKLVDSVKENAGTVRIFSSLHVSGEQLSQLTGVAAILRFPVPELSDQEDDSSSEED from the exons ATGAAGCTCGTGAGAAAGGACATTGAGAAAGACAATGCGGGCCAGGTGACTCTAGTCCCCGAAGAACCTGAGGATATGTGGCACACCTACAATCTAGTGCAGGTGGGCGACAGCTTGCGTGCCTCCACCATCCGCAAGGTACAGACCGAGTCCTCCACGGGCAGCGTAGGAAGCAACCGGGTCCGCACTACTCTCACGCTCTGCGTGGAGGCCATCGATTTTGACTCTCAAGCCTGCCAGCTGCGGGTTAAGGGGACCAACATCCAAGAGAATGAGTATGTCAAGATGGGGGCTTACCACACCATTGAGCTGGAGCCCAATCGCCAGTTCACTTTGGCCAAGAAACAGTGGGACAGTGTGGTTCTGGAGCGCATCGAGCAGGCCTGTGACCCAGCCTGGAGTGCAGATGTGGCGGCTGTCGTGATGCAGGAAGGCCTCGCCCATATCTGCTTAGTCACTCCCAGCATGACCCTCACTCGGGCCAAGGTGGAGGTGAACATCCCTAGAAAACGGAAAGGCAACTGTTCTCAACATGACCGGGCTTTGGAGCGGTTCTATGAACAGGTGGTCCAGGCTATCCAGCGCCACATAAACTTTGATGTTGTGAAGTGCATCCTGGTGGCCAGCCCAGGATTTGTGAGGGAGCAGTTCTGCGACTACATGTTTCAGCAAGCAGTGAAGACCGACAACAAAGTGCTCCTGGAAAACCGGTCCAAGTTTCTTCAG GTACATGCCTCCTCTGGACACAAGTACTCCCTGAAAGAGGCCCTTTGTGACCCTTCTGTAGCTAGCCGCCTTTCAGACACTAAAGCTGCTGGGGAAGTAAAAGCCTTGGATGACTTCTATAAAATGTTACAACATGAACCTGACCGAGCGTTTTATGGACTCAAGCAGGTGGAGAAGGCCAATGAAGCTATGGCAATTGACACATTGCTTATCAGCGATGAGCTTTTCAGGCACCAGGATGTCGCTACGCGAAGCCGGTATGTGAAGCTGGTGGACAGTGTGAAAGAGAACGCAGGCACGGTTAGGATATTCTCTAGTCTTCATGTATCAGGGGAAcagctcagtcagttgactgGAGTAGCTGCCATTCTCCGCTTCCCTGTCCCTGAACTCTCTGACCAAGAGGATGATTCCAGTTCTGAAGAAGATTAA